In Papio anubis isolate east mitochondrion, complete genome, the sequence TCCTCACAGGCTTCTACTCAAAAGACCTCATTATTGAAGCCACAAGCACGTCATATACCAACGCCTGAGCCCTATCCATCACCCTCATCGCCACCTCTCTAACAAGCGCTTACAGTACTCGAACCATCCTCCTTACCCTAACAGGACAACCCCGCTTCCCGACCCTAACAAATATCAACGAAAACAACCCTGCCCTACTAAATCCAATTAAACGCCTTACAACAGCCAGCATAATTACAGGATTCCTTATTACCAACAACATCCCCCCCACCTCACTCCCCCAACCAACAATACCACTCCACCTGAAGCTTTTAGCCCTATACATAACTGCCCTAGGCTTCATTATCACCCTAGACCTTACCCTCATAACCAACAAATTAAAAGTAAAGACCCCACCACAAGCATTCAAATTCTCCAACATACTAGGCTACTTCCCCACCATCGCCCACCGCATAATTCCTCACCAAAACCTACTCATAAGCCAAAACTTAGCCCTTCTCTTACTAGACTCTATGTGACTGGAAAAATCAATACCCAAAATAATCTCACAAACACATATCACCGCCTCCACAACAGTAACCGCTCAGAAAAGCATAATCAAGCTCTACTTCCTCTCTTTCCTCATCCCCCTCGCCCTAACTCTGCTCCTAATAGTATAACCTATTACCCCGAGTAATCTCAATCACAACATATACACCAACAAATAACGTCCAACCAGCAACTACCACTAACCAACGCCCATAATCATACAAAGCACCCGCACCAATAGAATCACTCCGAACTAACCCCGACCCCTCTCCCTCAAAAACTACCCAATTACCCATATCATTAAAACCGACTATCACTACCACCTCATCAAAATCCAGAACCCACAAAACCAACCCCACTTCCATCATCAGCCCCACCAAAAAACATGCTAAAACCTCAAACCCTGAACCCCATGTCTCAGGGTACTCTTCAATAGCTATCGCCGCGGTATAACCAAAAACAACCATTATACCCCCCAAATAAATCAAAAACATTACTAAACCCAGATAAGCCCCACCGTAATTCAAAATAATTATGCAACCAACCACACCACTAACAACCAATGCTAGCCCCCCATAAATAGGAGAGGGCTTGGAAGAAAAGCCTACAAACCCCATAACTAATATCACACTCAATGTAAACAGAACGTATGTCATTGCTTTCATATGGACTCTAACCATAACCAATGATACGAAAAACCATCGCTGTATTTCAACTACAAAAGCACCTAATGACCCCAATACGCAAATCTAATCCCATCATAAAAATAATCAATCACTCCTTTATCGACCTACCTACCCCATCCAACATCTCCATCTGATGGAATTTCGGCTCACTTCTTGCAACCTGTCTAATTCTACAAATCATCACAGGCCTATTCCTAGCAATACACTACTCACCAGACACCTCCTCTGCCTTCTCTTCAATCGCACACATCACCCGAGACGTAAACTATGGCTGAACCATCCGCTACCTCCACGCTAACGGCGCCTCCATACTATTTATCTGCCTTTTCCTGCATGTAGGCCGAGGCCTCTACTACGGCTCATACCTTCTCTTAAAAACCTGAAACATTGGCATCATACTACTGCTTATAACCATAACAACAGCCTTCATGGGCTATGTACTCCCATGAGGCCAAATATCATTCTGAGGGGCAACAGTAATCACAAACTTACTCTCAGCAGTACCGTACATCGGAACTAACCTCGTTCAGTGGGTCTGAGGCGGACCCGCCATCGACAACCCAACTCTAATACGATTCTTCACCCTACACTTCATCCTACCATTCGGTATCGTCGCCCTCACAATCGTACACTTACTATTTCTACACGAAACAGGATCAAATAACCCTTGCGGAATCTCCTCGGACCCAGACAAAATCACCTTCCATCCCTACTACACAACTAAAGATATCCTGGGCGTAGCCCTCCTTCTCCTTGCCCTAATAACACTAACACTATTTTCACCCGACCTTCTAAATGACCCGGACAACTATACCCCAGCCGACCCACTAAATACCCCCCCACATATCAAGCCAGAATGATACTTCCTATTCGCATATGCAATCCTACGATCCGTCCCTAACAAACTAGGAGGCGTACTAGCACTCTTCCTGTCAATCCTCATCTTAGCAGCCATCCCCATACTCCACAAATCCAAACAGCAAAGCATAATATTCCGCCCACTCAGCCAATTCCTATTCTGACTTCTAGCCACAACCCTACTAACCCTTACCTGAATTGGAAGCCAACCAGTAATCCAACCTCTTACTACTATCGGCCAAGTAGCATCCATAGTATACTTTTTAACAACCCTAGTCTTAATACCACTAGCCGCCCAAGTCGAGAACAATTTACTCAAATGAACCTGCCCTTGTAGTACAAACTAATACACTGGTCTTGTAAACCAGAAATGGAGCACCTCCCCAGGGTAATCAGAAAGGAAGCACCCAACTCCGCCACCAGTACCCAAAACTGGCGTTCTAACTTAAACTACTTTCTGTATCTTATGTTGTACAAGCC encodes:
- the ND6 gene encoding NADH dehydrogenase subunit 6 — protein: MTYVLFTLSVMLVMGFVGFSSKPSPIYGGLALVVSGVVGCMIILNYGGAYLGLVMFLIYLGGMMVVFGYTAAMAIEEYPETWGSGFEVLACFLVGLMMEVGLVLWVLDFDEVVVMVGFNDMGNWVVFEGEGSGLVRSDSIGAGALYDYGRWLVVVAGWTLFVGVYVVIEITRGN
- the CYTB gene encoding cytochrome b (TAA stop codon is completed by the addition of 3' A residues to the mRNA), with protein sequence MTPMRKSNPIMKMINHSFIDLPTPSNISIWWNFGSLLATCLILQIITGLFLAMHYSPDTSSAFSSIAHITRDVNYGWTIRYLHANGASMLFICLFLHVGRGLYYGSYLLLKTWNIGIMLLLMTMTTAFMGYVLPWGQMSFWGATVITNLLSAVPYIGTNLVQWVWGGPAIDNPTLMRFFTLHFILPFGIVALTIVHLLFLHETGSNNPCGISSDPDKITFHPYYTTKDILGVALLLLALMTLTLFSPDLLNDPDNYTPADPLNTPPHIKPEWYFLFAYAILRSVPNKLGGVLALFLSILILAAIPMLHKSKQQSMMFRPLSQFLFWLLATTLLTLTWIGSQPVIQPLTTIGQVASMVYFLTTLVLMPLAAQVENNLLKWT